One genomic window of Sphingobacterium oryzagri includes the following:
- a CDS encoding MmcQ/YjbR family DNA-binding protein → MHIEDVRTYCIQLKAVTEELPFGPDTLVFKVGGKVFLLVGLDQVESLSFNVKCDPEHAVTLRADYPQTVFPGYHMNKKHWNTVFCNRELTDDQLKELIVHSYNLVYKGLTKAVKDSL, encoded by the coding sequence ATGCATATCGAAGATGTTCGTACGTATTGTATACAGCTAAAAGCAGTAACCGAGGAACTGCCATTCGGCCCGGATACTTTGGTTTTTAAGGTAGGTGGCAAAGTTTTTCTTCTGGTCGGACTTGATCAGGTGGAATCGCTTAGCTTCAACGTAAAATGCGATCCGGAACATGCTGTAACACTACGCGCGGATTATCCGCAAACGGTTTTTCCGGGTTATCACATGAATAAAAAACACTGGAATACGGTGTTTTGTAATAGAGAATTAACTGACGACCAGTTGAAGGAATTGATCGTGCACAGCTATAACTTAGTTTATAAGGGTTTGACCAAAGCGGTCAAAGATAGTTTATAG
- a CDS encoding TIGR02117 family protein, whose product MIWIGYFLLSLLVFAILYFCAEFMLSRTPAKAAKQADERHIPVYLLSNGVHTDIVLPVRNEQIDWSTVFPYAHTLGGDTSQNWMAIGWGDKGFYLNTPEWKDLSLKTALVAGFGLGETALHVTYYKQLQTGEHCRLTRVSEKQYALLSNYVLANIEKDRAGQAMLIATNAQYSQDDAFYEAKGAYSLFFSCNTWTNNALKTAQMPAGVWTVFSSGILRHYPL is encoded by the coding sequence ATGATTTGGATTGGTTATTTTTTGTTGAGTTTGCTGGTATTCGCGATTTTATATTTTTGCGCGGAGTTTATGCTCTCACGTACCCCGGCAAAAGCGGCAAAACAAGCGGATGAACGTCATATTCCGGTCTACTTGTTATCAAATGGTGTACACACTGATATCGTGCTTCCGGTGAGAAATGAGCAGATAGATTGGTCAACCGTATTTCCTTATGCGCATACATTGGGCGGCGATACGTCGCAAAATTGGATGGCCATTGGTTGGGGCGATAAAGGTTTTTATTTAAACACGCCGGAATGGAAGGATCTTTCTTTAAAAACGGCTTTGGTGGCGGGGTTTGGTTTAGGCGAAACAGCGTTGCATGTTACTTATTATAAGCAATTGCAAACAGGCGAACACTGTCGTTTAACGCGGGTAAGCGAGAAACAATACGCGCTACTAAGCAATTATGTGTTGGCCAATATAGAAAAAGACCGTGCAGGCCAGGCGATGCTGATTGCTACCAATGCACAATACAGTCAAGATGATGCCTTTTATGAAGCCAAAGGTGCTTACAGCCTGTTTTTTTCGTGTAATACCTGGACCAATAATGCGTTGAAAACTGCGCAAATGCCGGCAGGTGTATGGACTGTTTTTTCTTCTGGTATCTTGCGCCATTATCCTTTGTAA
- a CDS encoding thioredoxin family protein — MTFQEYLVYFEQILTSPQDYELYRNEEYFNYTKLNWSRMNRWLKRFEPDEAVESLISSITEHQHWIVITEPWCGDAAHSVAQLYQIVKNNSNIDFDIQLRDAEPHLIEDYLTDGGKSIPKLIIRNDVGHDKVIWGPRPQQLQEIFVTMKAEGKTFEEIKETMQKWYNEDKGVALQRELINELA; from the coding sequence ATGACCTTTCAGGAATATTTAGTTTACTTTGAACAGATTTTAACGTCTCCTCAAGACTATGAACTTTACCGCAACGAGGAATATTTTAATTATACAAAACTCAACTGGTCGAGAATGAACCGCTGGCTTAAGCGCTTTGAACCAGACGAGGCGGTAGAAAGCTTGATCAGCTCGATCACGGAGCACCAACATTGGATCGTAATCACGGAACCTTGGTGTGGCGATGCGGCACATTCGGTAGCTCAACTCTATCAAATCGTGAAAAACAATTCGAATATTGATTTTGATATCCAACTACGTGATGCAGAACCTCATCTGATCGAGGATTACCTGACCGACGGCGGCAAATCTATCCCGAAGTTAATTATCCGGAATGATGTGGGGCACGACAAGGTTATCTGGGGGCCGCGCCCGCAACAATTGCAGGAAATTTTTGTGACGATGAAAGCTGAAGGCAAAACATTTGAAGAAATCAAAGAGACCATGCAAAAGTGGTACAATGAAGATAAAGGTGTAGCGTTGCAACGCGAGTTGATCAATGAATTAGCTTAA
- a CDS encoding helicase HerA-like domain-containing protein — protein MEFGKKEFIDSITKSYSPKGDAIQLGSGLFGGEVVGEAKVNLALKMMNRHGLIAGATGTGKTRTLQLVAEQLSEKAVPIFMLDVKGDLSGLAQAGQPNAALLERGELVGIPFEPASFPVAIFSLSGKLGTPMRITVEDFGPVMLARILDLNETQTGVLAAIFKYAEDQQWPIVDLLDLKKLLSYLTDGPGAAEIKENYGKISTATSGTILRKIVAIEQQGIAHIFGEKAFDVNDLFEKVDGRGVISLLNIADVQDQPLVYATFLLSLLAQLFKKLPEVGDLDRPKLVFFFDEAHLLFNGASKTFLTQVEQIVRLIRSKGVGVFFCTQAATDIPESVLGQLGNRIQHALRAFTPNDADNLRKTVKTYPNSSFYEIDKILTSLGTGQALITVLNEKGIPTEVVATHLVPARAVMGPCSPDVYTAIVRDASFADKYQQAINRRSAAEIVEEKMHSFERQQQQQAEAKAKTTARKSSRQTPYEAAKTQASRTLAREGAKLLGKVATGILNAIFKKK, from the coding sequence TCCAACTTGGCTCGGGCCTTTTTGGCGGCGAAGTCGTTGGGGAAGCGAAAGTAAACTTGGCGTTAAAGATGATGAATCGGCACGGTTTGATTGCCGGTGCGACAGGTACGGGTAAGACGCGCACACTGCAATTGGTGGCCGAACAACTATCGGAAAAAGCCGTTCCGATTTTTATGTTAGATGTAAAAGGCGATTTATCCGGCCTGGCTCAGGCGGGACAGCCTAATGCCGCATTGCTGGAACGCGGTGAGCTGGTCGGCATTCCCTTCGAGCCAGCAAGTTTTCCGGTCGCCATCTTTTCATTGTCCGGTAAATTGGGTACGCCCATGCGTATTACGGTAGAAGACTTTGGTCCCGTGATGCTCGCCCGTATCTTGGATCTTAACGAAACGCAGACCGGCGTTCTGGCCGCGATTTTCAAGTATGCGGAAGATCAACAATGGCCAATCGTGGATTTGCTCGACCTAAAAAAATTGCTGAGTTACTTGACCGATGGACCCGGCGCAGCGGAAATTAAAGAAAATTACGGAAAAATCAGTACCGCTACTTCGGGGACGATCCTGCGCAAGATTGTCGCAATCGAACAGCAGGGTATTGCACATATTTTTGGCGAAAAGGCATTCGATGTCAACGATTTGTTTGAAAAAGTAGATGGGCGCGGCGTCATTAGCTTGCTTAATATTGCGGATGTACAAGATCAGCCTCTGGTTTATGCTACTTTCCTCTTAAGTTTGCTCGCTCAGCTATTTAAAAAATTACCCGAAGTAGGCGATCTTGATCGGCCGAAATTGGTGTTTTTCTTTGATGAGGCGCATCTGTTGTTCAACGGCGCTTCCAAGACTTTTCTGACACAGGTGGAGCAAATCGTCCGCTTGATCCGTTCAAAAGGTGTCGGGGTGTTTTTCTGCACGCAGGCGGCCACAGATATTCCGGAATCTGTACTTGGGCAGCTCGGCAATCGTATACAACATGCATTGCGCGCTTTTACGCCTAATGATGCGGACAACCTACGGAAGACAGTTAAAACCTATCCGAATTCTTCGTTTTACGAAATCGACAAAATATTAACGAGTCTGGGAACCGGACAAGCGCTCATAACCGTATTGAATGAAAAAGGTATTCCAACGGAAGTGGTAGCAACGCACCTTGTGCCTGCACGAGCCGTGATGGGGCCTTGCTCTCCGGATGTGTATACCGCAATCGTGCGGGATGCCAGTTTCGCAGATAAATATCAACAAGCGATCAATCGGCGTAGTGCGGCCGAGATTGTCGAGGAAAAGATGCACTCTTTTGAGCGACAACAACAACAGCAGGCGGAGGCGAAAGCAAAGACGACAGCGCGAAAAAGTAGCCGTCAAACACCTTACGAAGCCGCCAAAACGCAAGCTTCCCGTACCTTGGCCAGAGAGGGCGCAAAACTCCTTGGAAAAGTGGCTACGGGTATCTTAAACGCGATCTTTAAAAAGAAGTAA
- a CDS encoding nucleotidyltransferase family protein: MSKPTLLILAAGMASRYGSLKQIDAFGPHGETIIDYSIYDAIKAGFGKVVFIIREEFLEKMQGVFDEKLRGKIDVDYAFQSYDLTPFGIDRLIERAKPWGTAHAVMSAKDKVNEPFCVINADDFYGTDSFVKMANFLTTDVADDKMALMGFQVGNTMSDYGYVSRGVCEVDADGHMASVTERTNIYYVNDDQGAKKIVYEEDGVQHDLDPETRVSMNFWGFTPKIFTVAESMFSEFVEKNADNPKSEFFIPSVPDYMVKHGMADFRVIPTSSKWFGVTYKEDKAIVQESISKLVAEGAYPEKLF; encoded by the coding sequence ATGAGTAAACCTACGTTGTTAATTCTTGCTGCTGGTATGGCAAGCCGATATGGTTCTTTGAAACAAATTGATGCTTTTGGTCCACATGGAGAGACCATTATCGACTATTCCATTTACGATGCCATCAAAGCGGGCTTTGGTAAAGTTGTCTTTATTATTCGAGAAGAGTTCCTTGAAAAAATGCAAGGTGTTTTCGATGAGAAGCTTCGTGGAAAAATCGACGTAGATTATGCGTTTCAAAGCTACGATTTAACGCCATTTGGCATTGATCGGTTGATCGAGCGTGCGAAGCCCTGGGGCACGGCACATGCCGTAATGAGTGCAAAAGATAAAGTCAACGAGCCGTTTTGCGTTATCAATGCAGATGACTTTTACGGCACAGACTCATTTGTAAAAATGGCGAACTTTTTAACCACAGATGTTGCGGACGATAAGATGGCGTTGATGGGTTTCCAGGTAGGAAATACGATGTCTGACTACGGTTACGTTTCACGTGGTGTCTGCGAAGTGGATGCGGATGGACATATGGCTTCGGTGACTGAAAGAACTAATATCTATTACGTAAACGATGATCAGGGGGCTAAAAAGATTGTGTACGAAGAAGATGGCGTACAACATGATTTGGATCCGGAAACACGCGTTTCGATGAATTTTTGGGGATTTACACCCAAAATATTTACGGTAGCGGAAAGCATGTTTAGCGAATTTGTAGAAAAAAATGCAGATAACCCAAAATCGGAGTTTTTTATTCCATCGGTGCCTGATTATATGGTCAAACATGGCATGGCAGACTTCCGGGTTATTCCAACCTCATCGAAATGGTTTGGTGTGACTTATAAAGAAGATAAAGCGATTGTTCAGGAATCTATCTCCAAGTTGGTTGCTGAGGGCGCTTATCCGGAAAAGCTGTTTTAG
- the dnaK gene encoding molecular chaperone DnaK, with the protein MSKIIGIDLGTTNSCVAVMEGNEPVVIANNEGKRTTPSIVAFVEGGERKVGDPAKRQAITNPHKTVYSIKRFMGLSYDESVRESQQVPYNVIKGDNNTPRVEIDDRKYTPQEISAMILQKMKKTAEDFLGQEVTEAVITVPAYFNDAQRQATKEAGEIAGLNVKRIINEPTAAALAYGLDKAHKDMKIVVFDCGGGTHDVSVLELGDGVFEVKSTDGDTHLGGDDFDNVIINWLADEFAGENGGFDLKKDAMALQRLKEAAEKAKIELSSTTSTEINLPYITADATGPKHLVRSLSRAKFESLAADLIKRTIDPCKSALKNAGYSTADIDEIILVGGSTRIPAIVDAVKSFFGKEPSKGVNPDEVVALGAAIQGGVLTGEVKDVLLLDVTPLSLGIETMGGVMTKLIESNTTIPTKKSEVFSTASDSQPSVEIHILQGERPMASQNRTIGRFHLDGIPAAPRGVPQIEVTFDIDANGIIKVSAKDKATGKEQNIRIEASSGLSDEEIQKMKQEAEANAEADKKVKEEADKINAADALVFSTEKQLKEYGDKISADKKAPIEAGLEKLKAAYAARNFADIDTASAELQNAWNAASEEMYAASQQGGAQQPQGDAGQQQAQDGKQGGDDVQDVEFEEVK; encoded by the coding sequence ATGTCAAAAATAATTGGAATCGACTTAGGAACTACGAACTCCTGTGTTGCTGTGATGGAAGGTAACGAGCCCGTAGTTATTGCTAACAATGAAGGAAAACGCACAACGCCTTCTATTGTGGCTTTCGTGGAGGGTGGTGAGCGTAAAGTAGGTGATCCTGCAAAACGCCAAGCTATCACTAACCCACACAAAACAGTTTATTCTATCAAGCGTTTCATGGGTTTATCGTATGATGAATCTGTAAGAGAATCACAACAAGTACCTTATAATGTTATTAAAGGCGACAATAATACACCACGTGTAGAAATTGACGACCGCAAATACACTCCGCAGGAGATTTCGGCTATGATCCTTCAGAAAATGAAGAAAACTGCTGAAGATTTCTTAGGACAAGAAGTGACAGAAGCTGTTATTACTGTTCCAGCTTATTTTAACGATGCACAACGTCAAGCGACTAAAGAGGCTGGTGAAATTGCTGGTCTTAACGTAAAACGTATCATCAACGAACCTACAGCGGCAGCTTTGGCATACGGACTTGACAAAGCACACAAAGACATGAAGATTGTCGTGTTTGACTGTGGTGGTGGTACACATGACGTTTCTGTGCTTGAATTAGGTGATGGTGTATTTGAAGTAAAATCAACCGACGGTGACACACACTTAGGTGGTGATGACTTTGATAACGTTATCATCAACTGGTTGGCCGACGAGTTTGCAGGCGAAAATGGTGGTTTTGATTTGAAGAAAGATGCTATGGCTTTACAACGTTTGAAAGAAGCGGCAGAAAAAGCTAAAATCGAGTTATCAAGCACCACATCTACCGAGATTAATCTTCCGTACATTACCGCAGATGCCACAGGACCGAAACACTTGGTTCGCAGTTTGTCACGCGCTAAATTTGAGTCGTTAGCGGCAGACTTGATCAAACGTACAATCGACCCATGTAAATCTGCTTTGAAAAATGCAGGTTACTCGACAGCAGATATCGACGAAATCATTTTAGTAGGTGGTTCTACACGTATCCCTGCGATTGTTGATGCTGTAAAAAGCTTCTTCGGAAAAGAGCCTTCTAAAGGTGTAAACCCGGATGAGGTTGTTGCATTGGGTGCTGCTATCCAAGGTGGTGTATTGACAGGTGAAGTAAAAGATGTTTTGTTGTTAGACGTAACACCACTTTCTTTAGGTATCGAAACGATGGGTGGCGTAATGACAAAATTAATCGAGTCTAACACCACAATTCCTACCAAGAAATCTGAAGTATTCTCTACAGCTTCTGATAGCCAGCCTTCTGTAGAAATCCACATCTTGCAAGGTGAGCGCCCTATGGCATCACAAAACCGCACGATTGGTCGTTTCCACTTAGATGGAATTCCTGCTGCACCACGTGGCGTTCCTCAAATTGAAGTAACGTTTGATATTGATGCCAATGGTATCATCAAAGTATCGGCAAAAGATAAAGCAACAGGTAAAGAACAAAATATTCGTATCGAAGCTTCTTCAGGATTATCCGATGAGGAAATCCAAAAAATGAAGCAAGAAGCGGAAGCTAACGCAGAAGCCGATAAAAAAGTAAAAGAAGAGGCCGATAAGATCAATGCAGCAGATGCACTGGTATTCTCTACAGAAAAACAATTGAAAGAATACGGCGATAAAATCTCTGCAGATAAAAAAGCGCCTATCGAAGCTGGTTTAGAAAAATTGAAAGCAGCTTATGCCGCTAGAAATTTTGCGGACATCGACACAGCATCAGCAGAACTTCAAAATGCATGGAATGCTGCTTCAGAAGAGATGTATGCCGCTTCACAACAAGGCGGAGCACAACAACCGCAAGGTGATGCCGGACAGCAACAAGCTCAGGATGGCAAACAAGGTGGTGACGATGTTCAAGATGTTGAATTCGAAGAAGTGAAATAA